A stretch of DNA from Bacillus alveayuensis:
TTTGTGACATCTTTAAAAGAAGATTTAAAACGAAGAGACTTTACGATGAATGCGATCGCGATGGATCAATTTGGAAATATTTTTGATTTTTTTCATGGCAGAGCAGATATTAAACGGAAAATAATTCGTACAGTAGGAGAAGCTGAAAAGCGCTTTTCTGAAGATGCGCTCCGTATGCTTCGTGCTGTGCGCTTTGTCAGCCAATTATCTTTCCAGCTACATCCAGAAACGAAAAAAGCGATTCAATATCTTCATACATTATTAGAAAACATTTCGGTTGAACGAAAGACGGTTGAATTTGAAAAACTGTTAAAAGGTCCCTCTGTCAAAAGAGGGATTGAACTTCTCATGGAAACAAATATTTATCAGCATTTGCCTGGATTTTGTGACCAAGAGGAAAATTTACAAAAGCTTTTAAATTATTCATACAGCCATTTGCAAACTTCAGAAGAATATTGGACGATGATCACATTTGTATTACGAATTGAGAGCGTGGAATCGTTTTTGCGAGCCTGGAAACTTCCTGGAAAAATCGTGAAACATGTTCGAATGGCTATAAATAGGCTGCCGAAATTGTTGGGAAACGGTTGGACAAGCTTAGATTTATATCAAATTGGTCTCAATGATGCTGTTAAAATGGAACGTGTTCGTCAAGCTCTGCAAAGAGAGTTTCATGTACAGTCCATCCATCATCTTGAACAAATGTATCGAGAGCTTCCAATGAAACAGCGAAATGAGCTTTGTATAAATGGAAATGATCTTGTTGAATGGTTTCAAAAAAAACCAGGTCCATGGATTTCAAGCTCGCTTGCAAAAATAGAAGAGAGGATTATTAAAGGTGAATTGCCGAATGAAAAGGAAGCAATAAAGGAGTGGCTTTTATCTTGCAATCGGAAATTCGACGAAAATTGTTAGAAGCTTTTCGTGATGCCAAGGGAGGATATGTTTCCGGCCAGAAAATTAGTGAGTTATTAGGCTGTTCTAGAACGGCTGTTTGGAAACATATTGAGGAATTAAGAAAAGAAGGGTATGAGTTAGAGGCGATTAGAAAAAAAGGCTATCGGATCGTGAAAATGCCTGATAAAATCTCTGATAACGAAATTCGTCTCGGACTTGAAACAAACAGGTTAGGTCATGACATTTACTACTATGATCAAGTAGATTCAACGCAAACCATTGCCCAAGAATTAGCCAATAAAGGTGTGAAAGAAGGAACCATCGTTGTGGCAGATGAGCAAACGGGCGGTAGAGGGCGAATGGCGCGTACATGGTATTCCCCAAAGGAAACGGGAATATGGATGAGCCTAATTTTACGACCGAATATTCCTATTCAACATACCCCACAGCTTACGCTGCTTACGGCTGTTGCGATCGTTCAAGCCATTGAAGAGATATCAGGGTTATCTCCTGTCATAAAATGGCCGAATGATATTTTAATAAATGGCAAAAAAGTAGTTGGGATTTTGACAGAACTGCAGGCGGAAGCTGATCGAGTTCATGCTGTTATTATTGGCATGGGGATTAATGTAAATCAGAATCAAGATCATTTTCCTGACCATATTAAGGAAATTGCCACCTCTTTATATATTGAGAAGGGGAAATATTTCACTAGAGCCGAAATCATTCAAAAGATTTTACTATCATTTGAGAGATTATATGATCAATTTTTAAAAGATGGGTTTAAGCCGATTAAATTACTATGGGAAAGCTATGCGATTAGTTTAAAACAAATGATTACGGCTCGAACTCTTTCAGGTACGATTAGAGGTAAGGCTATTGGGATTAATGACGAAGGAGTATTACTTGTTCAAACGGAAGAAGGAGAAGTTAAACATATTTATTCTGCTGATATTGAAATAAGTAAATAGTAGATCATTACTGTTTTTTCGGCTATTTTTTGTTATACTGACATTGGGGTGGTATCCATTGGGAACTACACCTTCTGAATTGCTATTTACTTATATATGGATTCTGCCTTGATCCATGAGGACTGGGACAGAGGGATGAAAAACCGATAGGAGATGTTTATCCAAATCCTTCTTCTCAGCGAAGAAGGATTTTTTATTGAGGATATCGGTTTCGATCATTCCCTCTAAACAAACAAGAGGGGGATAAGGATGTTAACAAGAACCGATTTCATGAGAATGAAAAAAGAAAAAGAACCGATTGTCATGATGACTGCGTATGATTATCCTTCAGCAAAACTTGTAGAAAAAGCCAATGTCGATTTAATTTTAGTCGGTGATTCACTCGGCATGGTCGTTTTAGGTTATGATTCGACTATACCTGTAACAGTAGAAGACATGATTCACCATACAAAAGCCGTGAAGAGAGGCGCAAAACATACGTTTATCGTGACAGATATGCCATTTATGTCTTATCATATTTCAGTTGAAGATGCATTAAAAAATGCAGGAAAAATCATGCAAGAAAGCGGAGCCGATGCTGTGAAAGTGGAAGGTGCCGGCAATATTATTAACGTCATTCGCTCTTTAACAGAAGCGGGGATACCAGTTGTTGCTCATCTTGGGTTAACACCACAGGCCGTAGGGGTTCTTGGCGGATATAAAGTTCAAGGAAAAGATTCGGAAAGCGCCAAAAAGCTTGTGAAGGATGCGAAACTCGTAGAAGAGGCTGGCGCCATTGCTGTCGTGTTAGAATGTGTTCCACATCAATTGGCCAAGATCATTACGGAATCGCTTAACATTCCAACAATTGGAATCGGTGCTGGAAATGATACAGATGGACAAGTGCTCGTGTTCCATGATGTGATTGGCTACGGTGTTGAACGGACTCCAAAGTTTGTTAAGCAGTATGCGAACGTCAATGTGAATATAGGTGAAGCGTTAAAAGGTTATGTAAATGATGTGAGAAGCCGGAAGTTTCCAGCAAAAGAACATACCTTTTCCATAAAAGATGAGGTTCTTTCTTCACTGTACGGAGGAATGATGAAATGAAAGTTGTCCAGACAATCCATGAATTAAGAAAAGAAGTAGAAAGGATGAAAAAAGAGGGCCTAACGATTGGTTTTGTCCCTACAATGGGCTTTTTACATGAAGGGCATTTAACACTCATTGAAAGAGCAAAACTAGAAAACGACCAAGTCGTTTTAAGTATTTTTGTTAATCCATTACAATTTGGACCAAATGAAGATTTTGAAACCTATCCTAGAGATTTAAAACGTGATGAAAAGTTGGCTGCGGAAAAAGGAGTCAATCTAATATTTGCACCATCTGTCAAGGAAATGTACCCACATGAGCTGTCCGTTTCCGTTCATGTCAAAAAACGTGTCAACGTATTATGCGGACGTAAACGGGAAGGGCATTTCGATGGTGTAGCAACCGTTTTAACGAAATTATTTCATTTGATTGAACCTAATCGTGCCTATTTCGGTATGAAAGATGCTCAGCAAGTAGCAGTTGTCGATGGATTAATTAAAGATTTTCATTTTCCGATTGAATTAGTACCAGTAGAAACGGTTCGAGAAGAAGATGGGTTAGCAAAAAGTTCCCGAAATGTTAGATTATTGCCAGAAGAGCGGAAGGAAGCACGACATTTATACCAATCATTAATTTTGGCAAAAGAACTGATCGAATGCGGAGAGCGGAATCCAGAGACCATTATTAAAAAAATGGAAGCGTATTTAAAGGAGCATGTTCGTGGTAAAATTGACTATATTGAAATATATTCTTACCCTGAATTACTACCAATTCATACATTAAAAGGGACATTTATCATTGCTTTAGCTGTCCGCTTTCAAAATGCTCGTCTTATTGATAATATTACGATGGTTATATAACATAAGAAGTGGTGACTCGGTTTAGACTGGGAGGGAGCACAATATGTTTCGTACGATGATGAGTGCCAAAATTCATCGCGCCAGAGTAACGGAAGCGAATTTAAATTATGTCGGCAGTATTACCATTGATCAAAATATTTTAGATGCAGTTGGTATATTGCCAAATGAAAAAGTGCAAATTGTAAACAATCATAATGGAGCCCGATTTGAAACATATGTTATTTCTGGTGAAAGAGGCAGTGGGGTTATTTGTTTAAATGGTGCAGCAGCTCGGCTTGTCCAAGAAGGAGATATCGTCATTATTATATCTTATAAACTCGTTTCAGAAGAGAAAATTCATGAGC
This window harbors:
- a CDS encoding pantoate--beta-alanine ligase (product_source=KO:K01918; cath_funfam=3.30.1300.10,3.40.50.620; cog=COG0414; ko=KO:K01918; pfam=PF02569; superfamily=52374; tigrfam=TIGR00018), with protein sequence MKVVQTIHELRKEVERMKKEGLTIGFVPTMGFLHEGHLTLIERAKLENDQVVLSIFVNPLQFGPNEDFETYPRDLKRDEKLAAEKGVNLIFAPSVKEMYPHELSVSVHVKKRVNVLCGRKREGHFDGVATVLTKLFHLIEPNRAYFGMKDAQQVAVVDGLIKDFHFPIELVPVETVREEDGLAKSSRNVRLLPEERKEARHLYQSLILAKELIECGERNPETIIKKMEAYLKEHVRGKIDYIEIYSYPELLPIHTLKGTFIIALAVRFQNARLIDNITMVI
- a CDS encoding 3-methyl-2-oxobutanoate hydroxymethyltransferase (product_source=KO:K00606; cath_funfam=3.20.20.60; cog=COG0413; ko=KO:K00606; pfam=PF02548; superfamily=51621; tigrfam=TIGR00222), which codes for MLTRTDFMRMKKEKEPIVMMTAYDYPSAKLVEKANVDLILVGDSLGMVVLGYDSTIPVTVEDMIHHTKAVKRGAKHTFIVTDMPFMSYHISVEDALKNAGKIMQESGADAVKVEGAGNIINVIRSLTEAGIPVVAHLGLTPQAVGVLGGYKVQGKDSESAKKLVKDAKLVEEAGAIAVVLECVPHQLAKIITESLNIPTIGIGAGNDTDGQVLVFHDVIGYGVERTPKFVKQYANVNVNIGEALKGYVNDVRSRKFPAKEHTFSIKDEVLSSLYGGMMK
- a CDS encoding BirA family biotin operon repressor/biotin-[acetyl-CoA-carboxylase] ligase (product_source=KO:K03524; cath_funfam=1.10.10.10,2.30.30.100,3.30.930.10; cog=COG0340,COG1654; ko=KO:K03524; pfam=PF02237,PF03099,PF08279; smart=SM00419; superfamily=46785,50037,55681; tigrfam=TIGR00121,TIGR00122) codes for the protein MQSEIRRKLLEAFRDAKGGYVSGQKISELLGCSRTAVWKHIEELRKEGYELEAIRKKGYRIVKMPDKISDNEIRLGLETNRLGHDIYYYDQVDSTQTIAQELANKGVKEGTIVVADEQTGGRGRMARTWYSPKETGIWMSLILRPNIPIQHTPQLTLLTAVAIVQAIEEISGLSPVIKWPNDILINGKKVVGILTELQAEADRVHAVIIGMGINVNQNQDHFPDHIKEIATSLYIEKGKYFTRAEIIQKILLSFERLYDQFLKDGFKPIKLLWESYAISLKQMITARTLSGTIRGKAIGINDEGVLLVQTEEGEVKHIYSADIEISK
- a CDS encoding tRNA nucleotidyltransferase (CCA-adding enzyme) (product_source=KO:K00974; cath_funfam=1.10.3090.10,3.30.460.10; cog=COG0617; ko=KO:K00974; pfam=PF01743,PF12627,PF13735; superfamily=81301,81891); translated protein: MDQPFLEAKPIIETLNNNGFEAYFVGGSVRDYLMGREIGDIDIATSATPDEIKKIFEKTIDVGAKHGTIIVRYHHQSYEVTTFRQDCDYKDFRRPTKVQFVTSLKEDLKRRDFTMNAIAMDQFGNIFDFFHGRADIKRKIIRTVGEAEKRFSEDALRMLRAVRFVSQLSFQLHPETKKAIQYLHTLLENISVERKTVEFEKLLKGPSVKRGIELLMETNIYQHLPGFCDQEENLQKLLNYSYSHLQTSEEYWTMITFVLRIESVESFLRAWKLPGKIVKHVRMAINRLPKLLGNGWTSLDLYQIGLNDAVKMERVRQALQREFHVQSIHHLEQMYRELPMKQRNELCINGNDLVEWFQKKPGPWISSSLAKIEERIIKGELPNEKEAIKEWLLSCNRKFDENC
- a CDS encoding aspartate 1-decarboxylase (product_source=KO:K01579; cath_funfam=2.40.40.20; cog=COG0853; ko=KO:K01579; pfam=PF02261; superfamily=50692; tigrfam=TIGR00223); translated protein: MFRTMMSAKIHRARVTEANLNYVGSITIDQNILDAVGILPNEKVQIVNNHNGARFETYVISGERGSGVICLNGAAARLVQEGDIVIIISYKLVSEEKIHEHKPKIAIMNEKNEIVELIEQEQPMKIG